ACCATGACACGATGGTGGCTTTCGGTGGTCGTTCTGAGCATCTCGAGTAAATCACAGACACGGTTGATAGCCGTATCGAAACCAAAGGTGTAATCGGTCGCGTTGACATCGTTGTCGATCGTCTTCGGAACTCCGAGAACGCTGGCGCCGGCCTTGTACAGCTTCAGCGCAACACCGAGCGTATCCTCGCCACCCGATGCCACAAGCGCATAAATACCGAGTTCCTCGAGGTTCTTTTTCGCTATCTCGAAACCGTTCTCTATCTTCGCGACATTGGTTCTCGACGAACCGAGAATGGTGCCGCCGAGAAGATGAATGTCCTCGACATCCTTCAGCGACAACGTACGATATTTCTTGTCGAGAAGCCCGCGCCAGCCCTCCTCGAAACCTATGACTTCATATCCCGATTTTATTCCCTTGACAGTTACCGCCCGTATAACAGCATTCAGACCTGGTGCATCCCCGCCACCCGTTAAAATACCGATTCGCTTCTCTGCCATATTCAACTCCGTAAAAATACAGTTACTGGTTTATAAAAACTGGTTTATAGTTTCTGGTTGTATTTACATCCATGTAAAGACAGAGACTCATGGAAATATTAACAACAATCCATATACAATTCACTATTCCTTTATAGACTTAGAAAGATAAGAAAATAATTATGTAAAGTCAAGGGAGAGATATGAGTTTACTACCCTCAATTTTTTAAAAACAAGGCAGAAGGCACAAGGCAGAAGGCACAAGGGGAAAGACAAGGCACTGAGGTACAAAAGGAAAGAGTCTCGACAGGGACTTTTCGGGAATAGACCGGTATTTTAATGCCGGTCGCCATTAAATACTGAACGTATTTATCTTGACAAGGGAATAAATTTTATTTTATTGATACTCACGGCTAACAGCCCGAAAATTCATAGGAAATAAAAAGGTGGAAACGAGAAGCAACGGTAACTTATACGCGTTTATATATTTTATTATGTGATGATTAGATAATCATTCTTGGATTGACTCAAAGGAATGAAAAAATGGCTGTCCCCGATTACCAAAATATCATGTTGCCATTGCTACAGTTCGCAAAAGAACAAAAAATAGAGCTTTCCACAAATGATGCGGTTGAGGCTCTTGCATTACGCTTCGGTCTTTCGAACGATGACCTGAAAGATATGCTTCCGAGCGGAATCCAAAGCACTTTTATAAATCGAGTTGGATGGGCTGCAACTTACATGAAAAAGGCAGGATTGCTTGAGACTACACGTCGAGGTTATTATCGAATTACTGCGCGCGGGCATGAACTTCTCAAGGAAAAACCCTCGACAATTAACGTAAAACTGCTCAAGCAATATCCAGAATTCCTCGAATTTCTTCAACTCAAAGGAACGCGGAGTGGCGGGCAGAGAATTACTTCCAAAGACTTTCATGATATTGGAGTTGTTACACCATTCGAAGCCCTCGAGAATGCATATGATAATCTCCGAAACGAATTAATTGTTGAACTACTTTCTAGACTAAAAAAATTGTCCCCGTCATTTTTTGAACGGATCGTTGTCGAACTGCTCGTGAAAATGGGTTATGGTGGTTCACGTGTCGACGCAGGAAAAGCTATTGGAAAAAGTGGTGATGGAGGTATAGATGGAATAATTAAAGAAGATAAGCTCGGGCTTGATGTCGTATATATTCAGGCAAAGCGGTGGAACAATAATCCCGTTGGAAGGCCGGATGTAATGCAGTTTGCCGGAGCACTACAGGCTCAAAAAGCAAACAAAGGTATTTTCATAACGACTTCAAGATTCACTGATGATGCTCGAAACTATGTATCTCAAATCGGAAGTAAAATTGTATTGATTG
The bacterium DNA segment above includes these coding regions:
- a CDS encoding restriction endonuclease, with protein sequence MAVPDYQNIMLPLLQFAKEQKIELSTNDAVEALALRFGLSNDDLKDMLPSGIQSTFINRVGWAATYMKKAGLLETTRRGYYRITARGHELLKEKPSTINVKLLKQYPEFLEFLQLKGTRSGGQRITSKDFHDIGVVTPFEALENAYDNLRNELIVELLSRLKKLSPSFFERIVVELLVKMGYGGSRVDAGKAIGKSGDGGIDGIIKEDKLGLDVVYIQAKRWNNNPVGRPDVMQFAGALQAQKANKGIFITTSRFTDDARNYVSQIGSKIVLIDGEQLSNLMIDHDIGVSTVSQYPVKKIDTDYFDESI